One segment of Anastrepha obliqua isolate idAnaObli1 chromosome 3, idAnaObli1_1.0, whole genome shotgun sequence DNA contains the following:
- the LOC129241476 gene encoding uncharacterized protein LOC129241476 isoform X1 encodes MPVLRQFSRNPQTRSNEEFIFIRCGKNTNTVQTSWRPQLPLPKELDDNSTDAQEDSTTDAVDMERSQYHNTASLASSRKDNSLNASQASTNHAPSSTSHKKWSFGRLFRRKKDIASESSSEEDRKAGFIPNQKNSRATTGGGSIANLKPKSSKSSKVNRSSKLNGASFDHIVVNPQTGAPIVPPHPSHPPQVDHEFFLPVETISPTEAYYQNQQQQHLQQGAAYTRSSNSLDRRGARAALKTRSAQRLPHEKALGAHSSSEEELISLNSSTFSKYRSDESIHSGGVGAANNAQSKRSRAARNERYYKRLSRDGEPSNGQAPVMYAPQPTQRWKTQPVPLSIYNPSAQAPPPSAMANVTATPRLRNTGSLQHVAPYVQWGQLQQQPKNLQNTVNDGKRSISYDSHIHLQNINGRLQTKPLPPPPPPRDPLRRVNVSGQMQNGSAGDLRPISYAFDQSGLPVLPSANQRLGGRCVSDDKIWSGPAGPHYQSVHSLNTPTIPTQHMQAGTPQQAMAPSNTPHHRRFITRAERDAHPSKKSLPNGLEFHYVTDATPRSRKPIHMLEPQLDTTAKESSTAGILRTSKSGLPSPSSQQNVNDFWKRLDTGSQRRGREVERPYADSGVKPRSISSSRVGELRAYPIPVYSEVQKPNRKPRASPQPGVDEVDNVVCGSLHIKSKPDNSSSNYVEIRNKDYSKSNSMPNHYQRRSGEIPNTPNKYDEYVAEKREQHHKPIFTPPTPPQRKLSIPHSSAVELPIYIPRKKPANLEEAINELEAIYKSLGLTEEPEKKERIPTPSEFEKYALARANEYDDEDSPTGEPDPIRDDVAYRNMQLANLQHKTVEKQPPFGIPIGPVVAAPQNDYLHITPIVEPIKWVNTPDIVKDDLAVRALRKDPPGPKDRFVYPYSSFQKKNRATRTQSANIYNLIHRDAAKPSGGDLHSYLELTRKLDRAGSMSDLHKDDDETATDVPTTLALLRNLKEQEQQQATLKKVAIPFRHPSQGGAICALPEKLPSNGMQKEEVHKPPVPLPRKSLTPEPTVVNAQMEDALNRIAIEAQEKSVKLTKELQELRKEALITASRPKADTEEEKIEKDLQEIEAVSEAAKRCGKMLLDTLPDANESQALAKPRKLHKEGKLIEAIDQVSEAANAVCEKILKDIVTTEPPVIVQEAVQVKNKQTPTELLVMPNLIKKLDPIQSEQIEAIAKRCMRQLSALADDNPDYDNLNQELKQPGAPSGPAAAVACNTEQIQLESAAKVDNLVSTVAEVATAQQKAAKQNIEEIDQIMQECEEKMRAESISAPAGPPIITSERTLAAARQLATNSSSDGHTTAPSMNTSSCSSGPNINAAGVAAKTGASTTASSFSSSSDCLAKSSSPSAGRRQSSSITSFNPYSSSDYIKSPSSEFRTPSTDPIKTFSTTSYDVPSTTSATPNISATTNSTFSYSPSPPLNLTSATAGAAKRPSQERTRTRSSSSPSHYNSSEELAMIFGIDEQPRRPRTHQQSAEMKSAQPPTNVSGKDDVTKSVHATQAPSPNHAFALHASMLDTTTTTTTTTTAANATQLHTNPNTVAVAKAYDDCVKPIATNNAERLNAIVVVDNANDVVDNVDVKNTTTTTTSTSTIATNNPISIATNSSTNNSSTSISPILSYKLESVPESQVESAKMECTTLKLSPNFNKIYASQISIVVDNVTEKSAINVMVKPSDALSACEDDTSSNPDSGNVSLADFPLASLTNNACLQLESACNSRFEVKNNFVSEVSIERKAEKEIKGPRKTVGDIENELHVSLVEELNTNNAKNNDREKIQPKLEMEGTAQGEETVECVKLNGHKTSEAGTADDKVTLKKCSSENFKECSSDGNLVSVNPLAHIDSTTESARISIDDCSTDAFRNDALIKSQANDVLERDDTHLIELAQLIRSSGSRKNSASLSDVECVDVVRPRPPTEIADNTPTRICTELEHLRLAFSQLLETNLTELDELPRIEEEEEVAAVGNATESEALSALEHTNDAVTASTETALNVAPPRKRSVIYETPPLNLNISEVKISYSPTDELDDMSAMSPVASTALAQISQCTAELEQLNAALSEMPRSKMEKKTKTHSLADDRTSQAMNTTSLLLARQGASNGRKDYTTHVEGFGDADDEGADDDEKPSTSAKAAASSASVNQKRVLSVFGERRPVAAAAAAGSLTTLEHVLLACSLGVITPTDLYTLCLIIIGMITIIAIVLF; translated from the exons atgccagtgCTACGTCAATTCTCACGCAATCCGCAAACGCGCAGCAATGAGGAATTCATTTTTATACGCTGTGGTAAAAATACAAAT ACTGTCCAGACATCTTGGCGACCTCAGCTGCCGCTACCCAAAGAACTTGACGACAACTCCACCGATGCGCAAGAGGACTCTACCACTGATGCTGTCGATATGGAGCGCTCACAATACCACAACACAGCGTCACTTGCCAGTAGCCGAAAAGACAATTCCTTAAACGCTTCACAGGCCTCTACGAATCATGCGCCATCCAGCACTTCGCATAAGAAATGGTCCTTTGGGCGCCTCTTTCGCCGGAAGAAAGATATCGCCTCGGAATCATCGTCCGAAGAGGATCGCAAGGCCGGCTTCATACCCAACCAAAAGAATTCACGTGCCACCACCGGCGGCGGCAGTATTGCCAATTTGAAACCAAAATCGAGTAAATCAAGTAAAGTCAATCGCAGCAGTAAATTGAATGGTGCCAGTTTCGATCACATCGTCGTCAATCCACAAACGGGTGCCCCCATAGTACCACCACATCCATCACACCCACCGCAAGTGGATCATGAATTCTTTTTGCCTGTGGAAACCATTTCACCCACGGAGGCATACTATCAGAACCAGCAACAACAGCACTTGCAGCAAGGTGCCGCATATACGCGTTCCTCAAACTCACTGGATCGACGCGGTGCGCGTGCCGCCCTCAAAACACGTTCGGCCCAGCGGCTGCCGCATGAAAAGGCACTCGGTGCGCACTCCTCCAGTGAGGAGGAATTAATTTCGTTGAATTCATCAACGTTCTCGAAATACCGCAGCGATGAGAGCATTCATAGTGGTGGAGTGGGTGCCGCCAACAATGCGCAGAGCAAGCGTAGTCGCGCAGCACGTAATGAACGTTACTACAAGCGGCTTTCGCGCGATGGAGAGCCAAGTAACGGCCAAGCGCCGGTCATGTATGCACCACAGCCGACACAACGCTGGAAAACGCAACCGGTGCCGCTCTCCATTTACAATCCCTCAGCGCAGGCACCGCCACCCAGCGCGATGGCCAATGTGACTGCTACGCCCCGTTTACGCAACACCGGTAGTCTACAACATGTTGCACCTTATGTGCAGTGGGGCCAACTGCAACAGCAGCCAAAGAATTTGCAGAATACCGTCAATGACGGTAAGCGCAGCATTAGCTATGACAGTCACATACATTTACAAAACATTAATGGCCGACTGCAGACAAAGCCGCTGCCGCCGCCGCCACCGCCGCGAGATCCACTGCGCCGTGTAAACGTCAGTGGGCAAATGCAGAATGGCAGCGCTGGTGACCTGCGTCCCATTTCATATGCCTTCGATCAAAGTGGGCTACCGGTGCTGCCCTCTGCAAACCAGCGTCTAGGCGGTCGTTGTGTGTCAGATGATAAGATTTGGTCCGGACCCGCAGGCCCGCACTATCAATCGGTACATTCGTTGAATACACCGACTATACCAACTCAACATATGCAGGCTGGCACGCCGCAGCAGGCGATGGCACCCAGCAATACACCGCATCATCGGCGTTTTATAACACGCGCTGAGCGCGATGCGCATCCCTCGAAGAAGTCGCTGCCGAATGGCTTAGAGTTTCACTACGTTACCGATGCAACGCCGCGTTCACGCAAACCCATACACATGTTGGAGCCGCAGCTAGATACAACGGCCAAAGAGTCAAGTACCGCTGGCATTTTACGTACGTCCAAAAGTGGTCTGCCTTCGCCATCTTCCCAACAAAATGTAAACGACTTCTGGAAGCGTTTGGATACAGGCTCGCAACGTCGCGGACGTGAAGTGGAGCGTCCGTATGCAGATAGTGGCGTAAAACCTCGTTCGATTTCCAGTTCACGTGTAGGCGAATTGCGTGCATACCCTATACCCGTTTACTCGGAGGTGCAGAAGCCAAACAGGAAGCCACGTGCGTCCCCACAACCTGGTGTTGATGAGGTGGACAATGTCGTGTGCGGTAGTTTGCATATAAAATCTAAACCGGACAATTCAAGTTCTAATTATGTAGAGATACGCAACAAGGATTACAGTAAAAGCAACTCAATGCCAAATCATTATCAAAGACGCTCGGGTGAGATACCCAACACGCCGAATAAGTACGACGAATATGTCGCGGAAAAGCGCGAGCAACATCACAAACCCATTTTCACACCACCGACGCCACCCCAACGTAAACTATCCATACCGCACAGCAGTGCCGTAGAGCTGCCCATATATATACCGCGCAAGAAGCCCGCCAATCTTGAAGAGGCAATAAATGAGCTGGAGGCAATCTACAAATCACTTGGTCTCACTGAGGAACCAGAGAAGAAGGAACGTATACCCACTCCCAGCGAGTTTGAAAAGTACGCCTTAGCACGCGCGAATGAATACGACGACGAGGATTCGCCTACAGGCGAGCCCGATCCGATACGCGATGACGTGGCCTATCGCAATATGCAGTTGGCGAATTTGCAGCACAAAACCGTGGAAAAGCAGCCGCCTTTCGGCATACCTATTGGCCCGGTTGTTGCAGCGCCGCAAAACGACTATCTGCATATTACGCCGATTGTGGAGCCCATCAAGTGGGTGAACACGCCCGATATTGTCAAAGATGATTTGGCGGTGCGCGCTTTGCGTAAAGATCCACCAGGGCCCAAAGATAGATTCGTCTATCCCTACAGCTCGTTCCAGAAAAAGAATCGTGCTACGCGCACACAATCCGCAAACATTTACAATCTAATACATCGAGACGCCGCCAAACCATCTGGTGGTGATCTCCACTCTTATCTAGAATTGACGCGCAAGTTAGATCGCGCTGGCAGCATGTCTGACTTGCACAAGGATGATGACGAGACGGCCACAGATGTGCCGACAACACTGGCACTGCTGCGCAACCTTAAGGAACAGGAGCAGCAACAGGCAACGCTAAAGAAGGTAGCGATTCCCTTCCGTCATCCCAGTCAGGGCGGCGCTATTTGTGCACTACCAGAAAAGTTGCCTAGCAATGGAATGCAAAAAGAGGAAGTACACAAGCCGCCAGTACCACTGCCGCGCAAGAGTCTCACACCTGAGCCCACGGTGGTGAATGCGCAAATGGAGGATGCTTTAAATAGAATTGCAATAGAGGCGCAAGAAAAATCGGTGAAACTGACGAAGGAGCTGCAAGAGCTGCGCAAGGAAGCGCTGATAACTGCATCGCGCCCCAAAGCCGACACCGAAGAGGAAAAAATCGAGAAGGATTTGCAGGAAATAGAGGCGGTGTCGGAAGCAGCGAAGCGTTGCGGGAAGATGCTTTTAGACACTTTGCCGGATGCAAATGAGAGTCAAGCACTGGCTAAACCGCGCAAATTACACAAAGAAGGTAAACTCATCGAGGCCATCGACCAAGTATCCGAAGCGGCTAACGCTGTATGCGAGAAGATACTGAAGGATATTGTGACCACCGAACCACCAGTAATAGTGCAGGAAGCGGTGCAAGTAAAGAATAAACAGACACCAACTGAACTACTTGTTATGCCAAATCTCATCAAGAAACTGGATCCTATACAATCAGAGCAGATAGAGGCGATAGCCAAACGTTGCATGCGTCAGCTAAGCGCATTGGCGGACGACAATCCCGACTATGATAATCTGAATCAGGAGCTGAAGCAGCCAGGTGCACCTAGCGGCCCAGCAGCAGCTGTTGCCTGTAACACCGAACAAATACAGTTGGAGTCAGCGGCAAAAGTTGATAATCTTGTTTCTACCGTTGCAGAAGTGGCGACAGCGCAGCAGAAGGCAGCGAAGCAGAATATTGAGGAAATCGATCAGATCATGCAAGAGTGTGAAGAAAAAATGCGCGCAGAAAGCATAAGCGCACCAGCAGGGCCTCCCATCATTACATCGGAACGCACCTTGGCCGCTGCACGCCAATTGGCCACGAACAGCAGCAGTGATGGTCACACAACAGCGCCGAGCATGAACACAAGCAGCTGCAGTAGCGGCCCTAATATCAACGCTGCTGGTGTAGCTGCCAAAACAGGCGCCAGCACAACAGCCTCCTCATTTTCCTCATCAAGCGATTGCCTGGCCAAATCATCAAGTCCGTCCGCTGGGCGACGACAATCTTCGAGCATTACCTCCTTTAATCCCTACTCCTCCAGTGATTATATTAAGTCACCAAGTAGTGAATTTCGTACACCCAGCACCGATCCAATAAAAACCTTCAGCACCACCTCGTACGATGTACCATCGACTACGAGCGCCACACCAAACATAAGCGCCACAACGAACAGCACGTTCAGCTACTCGCCATCGCCACCGTTGAATCTGACATCGGCTACCGCAGGAGCAGCTAAACGCCCATCACAAGAGCGTACGCGTACGCGTTCCTCCTCATCACCCTCGCATTACAACTCTTCCGAAGAGTTGGCCATGATTTTCGGCATCGACGAACAGCCGAGACGTCCGCGAACGCACCAACAGTCGGCCGAAATGAAGTCGGCACAGCCGCCAACAAATGTTTCAGGTAAAGATGATGTAACTAAATCAGTTCATGCGACGCAAGCGCCATCACCAAATCATGCATTCGCTCTCCATGCATCCATGCTcgatactactactactactactactactaccacTGCTGCAAATGCTACCCAACTACACACTAATCCCAATACTGTTGCTGTTGCCAAGGCCTATGATGACTGCGTTAAGCCAATCGCTACTAATAACGCTGAGCGTTTGaatgccattgttgttgttgataatGCTAATGATGTTGTTGATAATGTTGATGTTAAAAATACCACTACCACTACCACTAGTACTAGTACCATAGCTACCAATAACCCCATTTCCATAGCCACAAATTCCAGCACCAACAACTCATCCACTAGTATAAGTCCAATTCTTAGTTATAAGCTTGAATCTGTACCAGAGTCACAAGTCGAGAGCGCGAAGATGGAGTGCACCACATTGAAGTTATCGCCCAACTTCAACAAGATCTATGCTAGCCAAATAAGTATCGTAGTTGATAATGTGACGGAGAAAAGCGCTATAAATGTTATGGTCAAACCATCCGACGCGCTGAGCGCATGTGAAGACGACACTTCATCCAATCCGGACTCGGGCAATGTTAGCTTGGCGGATTTTCCACTGGCTAGTCTAACAAATAATGCTTGCTTGCAGTTGGAGAGCGCCTGTAATAGTCGTTTTgaggtaaaaaataattttgtaagtgAGGTGTCGATAGAACGCAAAGCCGAGAAAGAAATTAAAGGCCCTAGAAAAACTGTGGGGGACATTGAGAACGAATTGCACGTTAGCCTAGTCGAAGAATTGAATACAAATAACGCGAAAAACAATGACCGTGAGAAAATACAGCCTAAGCTAGAAATGGAAGGCACAGCTCAAGGGGAAGAAACCGTAGAATGCGTGAAATTGAACGGGCACAAAACAAGCGAAGCTGGAACGGCAGACGATAAAGTTACATTGAAGAAGTGTAGCTCAGAGAACTTTAAAGAGTGTAGCTCAGACGGCAATTTGGTGAGTGTAAATCCACTGGCGCACATTGACTCTACCACAGAGAGTGCACGGATTTCTATAGACGATTGCAGCACTGACGCATTCCGAAACGACGCGCTTATTAAGAGCCAAGCAAATGATGTACTCGAACGCGATGATACGCATTTAATAGAATTAGCGCAATTGATTCGAAGTAGTGGTTCTAGAAAAAATAGCGCCTCATTATCGGATGTAGAATGCGTTGATGTCGTAAGGCCCCGGCCACCCACCGAAATTGCCGACAATACACCGACGCGCATATGTACAGAATTGGAACATCTGCGTTTGGCTTTTTCGCAGCTCTTAGAAACAAATCTAACCGAGCTCGATGAGTTGCCACGcatcgaagaagaagaagaagtagctGCAGTTGGCAACGCTACCGAAAGCGAAGCGCTGTCTGCCTTAGAGCACACAAATGATGCTGTCACCGCCAGCACCGAGACAGCACTTAACGTAGCGCCGCCACGTAAACGTAGTGTCATCTATGAAACTCCACCACTAAATCTCAATATCTCTGAAGTGAAAATAAGCTATTCGCCTACTGATGAGCTAGATGACATGAGTGCGATGAGTCCAGTGGCGTCCACTGCGTTGGCACAAATTTCACAATGCACCGCCGAATTGGAGCAGCTCAATGCAGCACTCAGCGAGATGCCACGCAGCAAGAtggagaaaaaaaccaaaacgcaTAGTTTGGCCGATGACCGTACGTCGCAAGCCATGAACACTACCAGCCTGCTACTAGCCAGGCAAGGGGCAAGTAATGGGCGCAAAGACTACACAACGCATGTTGAGGGGTTCGGCGATGCTGACGATGAAGgtgctgatgatgatgaaaagCCCTCAACCAGTGCCAAGGCGGCGGCGTCGTCGGCGTCAGTTAATCAGAAGCGCGTACTCTCGGTATTTGGGGAACGGCGACCGGTTGCGGCTGCGGCGGCGGCGGGTAGCTTGACAACACTTGAGCACGTACTCTTGGCTTGTTCGTTGGGCGTTATCACACCCACAGATCTATACACATTGTGCCTAATCATAATTGGCATGATAACTATTATAgcgattgttttgttttga